A genomic segment from Chanos chanos chromosome 2, fChaCha1.1, whole genome shotgun sequence encodes:
- the LOC115804729 gene encoding LOW QUALITY PROTEIN: probable G-protein coupled receptor 149 (The sequence of the model RefSeq protein was modified relative to this genomic sequence to represent the inferred CDS: substituted 1 base at 1 genomic stop codon), with protein sequence MCRLRLLLFSLGTPSQQWANESTLMREGTLEXIKMSATHSSPLPNKTILFTVSSETLDPVKANWQINLALFCLSFAIATVTCAGGLYSLLSVFRMRSKTSLCVIVASLSIDDLISVVPLSLFMFLQWWNDDAGQSRTICTLSGLLYVFQGLSSNMKACLIVAYTFYVTKRFGVYQTTSRPLMVLWAVAAVWLVSLIVSILPLCGWGRFVPASLGCLPESDSFYVLLLFAIYSVCFCGLLFFSVPLTYQLLCLTENKMFYPSYFEIARTLSADVSATLCEIPSQSRDSLEKSFGAYSEFDSDPGLSKSKTDTHSHSPPATDRSLKNTRNVQHSPTFFAQKRFSMILAMARIVLWMPMMTQILVSHAVRLHSSSLETLSFFLTLLSALVTPVFVLSKHWIHLPCGCFINCHQGPASGPSSGNKRRFEFNLSFQHGYGIYKISHAKSPSIMKPSYNSLYNCDFSESRVAALDRNPTGGLTMQEFRNTDMEDSSFHGQPLLEVVSQETTTVGQPAGSDNVDGYCSVSSFVPACDREDTSSVFDGQERRLSHEECRKIELSDWEWCRSKSERTPRQKSTGGLAIPLCAFQGTVSLHAPTGKTLSLSTYEVSSDGLKLSPNGKKVEVYRSKSVGHEPEEAQSGDGCGGSVGDGIISGLVVEPGGVSDTNVKIHLEVLEICDNEEAMDSVSIVSNISQSSAHARSPSLRYSRRENRFVSCDLGETASYSLLIPTSNPDTDNINIHIPDTVEAHRQNSQRQHQESGGYQEEIQLLNEAYRRQTADQDS encoded by the exons ATGTGCCGCTTGCGTCTTCTGCTCTTTTCCCTGGGGACACCTTCACAGCAGTGGGCAAATGAGAGCACGCTGATGCG GGAAGGGACCTTGGAGTAGATTAAAATGTCTGCGACACATAGCTCTCCCCTGCCAAACAAAACCATCCTCTTCACAGTGAGCTCTGAAACTCTGGACCCGGTTAAAGCGAACTGGCAAATCAACTTggctcttttctgtctgtctttcgcCATTGCCACAGTCACCTGCGCCGGGGGATTGTACTCactcctgtctgtgtttagaaTGAGGAGCAAAACCTCGTTATGTGTAATAGTGGCTTCCCTGTCTATAGACGACCTCATCAGCGTCGTACCACTGTCTTTATTCATGTTCTTGCAATGGTGGAACGACGACGCTGGACAGTCTCGTACTATATGTACTTTGTCAGGACTGCTCTATGTTTTTCAAGGACTGTCAAGCAACATGAAGGCGTGCCTTATCGTTGCATATACTTTCTATGTGACAAAGCGTTTTGGAGTGTACCAGACCACCAGTCGACCTCTGATGGTGTTATGGGCAGTGGCTGCGGTGTGGTTGGTTAGTTTGATTGTCAGCATATTACCTTTGTGCGGCTGGGGCCGCTTCGTTCCTGCATCTTTGGGCTGTCTCCCAGAGAGTGATAGTTTTTATGTATTGCTTCTTTTCGCGATCtactcagtgtgtttttgtggccTCTTGTTTTTCTCGGTCCCTCTCACTTACCAGTTGTTGTGCTTAACAGAAAATAAGATGTTTTACCCTAGTTATTTTGAAATCGCCAGGACGCTAAGCGCTGACGTGTCGGCGACTCTATGTGAAATCCCGTCTCAGTCTAGAGATAGCTTGGAGAAAAGTTTCGGGGCTTATTCGGAATTTGATTCTGATCCTGGATTATCAAAgagcaaaacagacacacattcacactcgcCTCCAGCCACTGATCGTTCACTGAAGAATACCCGAAACGTACAACACTCTCCAACGTTCTTTGCACAGAAACGTTTCTCGATGATTCTGGCGATGGCTCGCATTGTTCTATGGATGCCGATGATG ACCCAAATTCTTGTGAGCCATGCTGTTCGGCTGCACAGTTCATCTTTAGAGACCCTGAGTTTCTTCCTGACCCTTCTTTCTGCTCTGGTCACACCAGTATTTGTACTGTCAAAGCACTGGATACATCTTCCATGTGGCTGCTTCATCAACTGCCACCAAGGGCCAGCCTCAGGTCCTTCTTCTG GGAATAAAAGGAGATTTGAATTTAACCTCTCCTTCCAGCATGGTTATGGCATCTACAAAATCTCTCATGCCAAATCGCCCTCCATCATGAAACCTTCATACAATAGTTTGTACAACTGTGATTTCTCAGAGAGCAGAGTTGCAGCACTGGATAGAAATCCGACTGGAGGCCTCACTATGCAAGAGTTCAGAAACACTGATATGGAGGATAGCTCCTTCCATGGCCAGCCTCTCTTGGAGGTTGTCTCACAAGAGACAACAACAGTTGGCCAGCCTGCAGGCTCTGACAATGTAGATGGCTACTGCAGTGTCTCATCCTTTGTGCCAGCCTGTGACCGAGAGGACACCTCCTCTGTATTTGATGGGCAAGAGAGAAGGCTTTCTCATGAGGAGTGTCGCAAAATTGAACTTTCGGACTGGGAGTGGTGCCGCAGTAAATCAGAGAGAACTCCAAGACAG AAATCCACAGGAGGGCTTGCCATTCCTCTTTGTGCCTTCCAAGGAACTGTCTCCCTCCATGCCCCCACAGGCAAAACACTTTCCCTCTCTACCTATGAGGTTAGCAGTGATGGCCTCAAGTTGTCTCCCAATGGCAAGAAAGTAGAAGTGTACCGCTCTAAATCTGTAGGTCATGAGCCTGAAGAGGCGCAGTCAGGTGATGGTTGTGGTGGTAGTGTTGGAGATGGCATAATTAGTGGACTGGTGGTGGAGCCAGGAGGAGTGTCTGATACCAACGTGAAAATCCACCTGGAGGTGTTGGAGATTTGTGACAATGAAGAGGCCATGGACAGTGTCTCCATTGTTTCTAACATTAGTCAGTCTTCAGCACATGCTCGCTCACCCTCCCTACGGTACTCACGCCGGGAGAaccgttttgtgtcatgtgacttGGGCGAGACAGCCTCTTATTCTCTCCTCATCCCCACCAGCAACCCAGATACTGACAACATCAATATCCACATACCTGACACAGTGGAGGCACATCGGCAGAACAGTCAACGACAGCATCAAGAAA gtggtggttaCCAAGAGGAGATTCAGCTTCTGAATGAGGCATACAGAAGGCAAACAGCAGACCAAGACAGCTGA